One window of the Granulicella arctica genome contains the following:
- a CDS encoding glycoside hydrolase family 43 protein codes for MILQRMTGLLLGALLCAIPTSFAQAAPPQAASPAQANTFTDPLLDDGPDPWVVGWKGFYYYLNSTGSNLTLRKTADITDLRHAQKKAVWTPEPNHPWSKDLWAPELHRWDNKWYIYFAADAGQNADHRIYVVENDSDDPIEGTWIMKGKISDPSDNWAIDATTFELHGQHYLVWAGWKGATDGEQDLYIAHMSNPWTIDSPRTLISKPTFPWEQHGDLPNRHVNVNEGPEFLAHGNKMFIVFSASGCWTDFYTLGVLEASTSANPLEASTWNKIDHPFLSTDPTAGAFGPGHNGFFKSPDGKQDWIIYHANPKAGEGCGNLRSPRIQQFTWNKLGRPQFGKPVPIGEPLQKPAQ; via the coding sequence ATGATTCTGCAACGGATGACAGGCCTTCTACTCGGTGCGCTGCTGTGCGCAATACCAACCAGCTTCGCCCAGGCAGCACCCCCGCAAGCCGCCTCTCCTGCGCAGGCAAACACCTTCACCGACCCGCTGCTCGACGATGGCCCTGACCCCTGGGTCGTCGGGTGGAAGGGCTTCTACTACTACCTGAACTCCACCGGCAGCAATCTCACCCTGCGCAAGACAGCCGACATCACCGACCTCCGCCACGCCCAGAAGAAGGCCGTCTGGACCCCCGAGCCAAACCATCCCTGGTCCAAGGACCTCTGGGCTCCCGAGCTCCATCGCTGGGACAACAAGTGGTACATCTATTTCGCCGCCGATGCCGGCCAAAACGCTGACCACCGCATCTACGTCGTCGAAAATGACAGTGACGATCCCATCGAGGGCACCTGGATCATGAAAGGCAAAATCAGCGATCCCAGTGATAACTGGGCCATCGACGCCACCACTTTCGAACTCCACGGCCAGCACTATCTCGTCTGGGCCGGCTGGAAGGGTGCCACCGACGGCGAGCAGGACCTCTACATCGCCCACATGAGCAATCCCTGGACCATCGACTCGCCCCGCACCCTCATCTCCAAACCCACCTTCCCCTGGGAGCAGCACGGCGACCTCCCCAACCGCCACGTCAACGTCAACGAAGGCCCCGAGTTCCTCGCCCACGGCAACAAGATGTTCATCGTCTTCTCCGCCTCCGGCTGCTGGACCGACTTCTACACCCTCGGCGTCCTCGAAGCCAGCACCTCCGCCAACCCCCTCGAAGCGAGCACCTGGAACAAAATCGACCATCCCTTCCTCAGCACCGATCCCACCGCCGGAGCCTTCGGTCCCGGCCACAACGGCTTCTTCAAATCCCCCGACGGCAAGCAGGACTGGATCATCTACCACGCCAATCCCAAAGCCGGCGAAGGCTGCGGCAACCTCCGCTCACCTCGCATCCAGCAGTTCACCTGGAACAAACTGGGCCGCCCCCAATTCGGCAAACCCGTCCCCATAGGAGAGCCCCTGCAGAAACCCGCCCAATAA
- a CDS encoding GNAT family N-acetyltransferase, protein MAGFIGLGRVARYSDDLILFGMPSDLLQPVTLKGEYVELVPLSMEHREGLMRAVEDGEVWQLWYTSVPSPAGMEAEIERRLGLWRAGSMLPFAVIEPGTGDVVGMTTYMNVDVGNRRVEIGSTWYAARVRRTALNTEAKLLLLGHAFDGLSCIAVEFRTHFMNYASRRAIERLGAKLDGILRSHAVMADGTLRDTCVYSVIAPEWQTVRAHLRWELTRVRES, encoded by the coding sequence ATGGCAGGGTTCATTGGCTTAGGTAGAGTAGCCCGTTACTCGGACGACCTTATACTTTTCGGTATGCCTAGCGATCTGTTGCAGCCGGTGACTTTGAAGGGGGAGTACGTGGAACTGGTGCCGCTTTCGATGGAGCATCGCGAAGGGTTGATGCGGGCGGTCGAGGATGGTGAGGTATGGCAGCTCTGGTATACGAGCGTTCCTTCGCCTGCGGGAATGGAGGCGGAGATCGAGCGGCGGCTGGGACTGTGGAGAGCGGGATCGATGCTGCCGTTTGCGGTGATCGAGCCGGGGACGGGCGACGTGGTGGGAATGACTACGTATATGAATGTCGATGTGGGGAATCGCCGGGTAGAGATCGGGTCGACGTGGTATGCGGCGCGGGTGCGGCGGACGGCATTGAATACGGAGGCGAAGCTGCTGCTGTTAGGGCATGCGTTCGACGGGTTGAGCTGCATTGCCGTGGAGTTTCGAACACACTTCATGAATTACGCCAGTCGGCGGGCAATTGAGCGGCTGGGGGCGAAGCTGGACGGGATCCTGCGTTCGCATGCGGTGATGGCGGATGGGACTTTGCGGGATACCTGCGTTTATAGCGTGATTGC